A DNA window from Macadamia integrifolia cultivar HAES 741 chromosome 4, SCU_Mint_v3, whole genome shotgun sequence contains the following coding sequences:
- the LOC122075307 gene encoding glutathione transferase GST 23-like yields the protein MEEVKVIGAWPSPFSYRVIWALKLKDVNYDYVNEDLTNKSAMLLEYNPVHRRIPVLVHQGKPIAESTIILEYIEEMWPWNPLLPTDPFERAVARFWAKFADDKGSVIWTVFRTVGEEQEKAIKESLEMLRTIEEHGLGEKKFFGGEEIGLADLAFGGLAYWLAVIEDIVGVKLAESHTFPRLDAWIKNFKEVPVIKQNHPDPEEMLVFFRGQRERILARLASSA from the exons ATGGAAGAAGTGAAGGTAATCGGTGCTTGGCCTAGTCCATTTAGCTACAGAGTCATTTGGGCTCTAAAACTGAAAGATGTAAATTATGACTATGTAAATGAGGATCTCACCAACAAGAGTGCCATGCTTCTAGAGTACAACCCAGTTCACAGGAGGATCCCGGTGCTCGTTCACCAGGGAAAGCCAATTGCAGAGTCCACAATCATCCTCGAATATATAGAAGAGATGTGGCCTTGGAACCCCTTGCTTCCCACTGATCCTTTTGAAAGAGCCGTCGCTCGGTTTTGGGCTAAATTTGCCGATGATAAG GGCTCAGTTATTTGGACAGTCTTTCGGACCGttggggaagaacaagaaaaagctATAAAAGAGAGCTTGGAAATGCTTAGAACCATTGAAGAACATGGGCttggagaaaagaaattttttggcGGGGAGGAGATTGGATTAGCCGACTTGGCATTTGGAGGGCTTGCTTATTGGTTGGCTGTGATTGAAGACATAGTGGGTGTGAAGTTAGCCGAATCCCATACTTTCCCTCGATTGGATGCTTGGATAAAGAATTTCAAGGAAGTCCCAGTAATCAAACAGAACCATCCAGATCCTGAGGAAATGCTGGTCTTTTTCAGAGGTCAAAGAGAGAGGATTCTGGCAAGGCTAGCATCATCAGCATGA